One Oryctolagus cuniculus chromosome 7, mOryCun1.1, whole genome shotgun sequence genomic window, CCAGTTTGGGATGAAAAATAgtcaatttaataaaatttcagaTGTAAGTAGATGCATCTAGATTGAAGTCCAACAGTCAGTCTGTCTGGACAGGTTAGGCTGGAACAGAGAGTTGTTAGGACATATCAGAAAAATGCATCtacgggctggcgctgtggtgtgctaggttaatcctccacctgtagtgctggcagcccatatgggtgctgggttctagtccccgctgctcctcttccggtctagctctctgctgtggcctaggaaagcagtggaggatggcccaagtgcttgggcccctgcacccgcatgggagaccgggaggaagctcctggctcctggcttcggatcggcacagctccggccattgcagccacttagggagtgaaccaacagagggaagacctttctctctgtctctctctcacacacactgtctgtaactctacctgtcaaataaataagtaaaaaatcttaaaaaaaaaaaaaaaaagaaaaatgcatctaGGTGCAAATGAAATCAAATTAGCAGAGAAGGGCAACAGAGAGACTCCAGAGAAAATGCTCAGATTCCCTGGAAATGTATAATAGGAACAGGAAGCCTTTTTAACATTAAGATCACCAGGATCAGGgaaggtgtttggcatagtggttaagacaccactacAGAAGCCCATGTCACATAGCAGAATGCCTgggcttgagccctggctccactcaggattccagctttctggtaatgtgaaccgtgagaggcagcaagtgatggctcaagcactctggttcctgccacccacatgggagacctggactgagttcctagctactCGCTTtcgcctggctcagtcccagctgttgtaggcttcTGGGAGCAAACCTGCAGATGcgagctctgtctgcctttcaaataaataaaatttaaaaaataaaaataagagattgTCAGAATCCATGCCCAAAGAGATCAGAGGAGGAGACCAGGAATctcaaaaaaactttttaaaaatgttgtcttttGGCAAGTAATCCCTTTTCTGAGGATACATTATGGGAGTGGAGAGGTTCAAAGTCACACAGCACACCTTGGATTTAACGATGCGAGAGAGAAAAACTCTACCTCAAAAGCTCATCCCTCAATTTCATCTTCACATCCCAACATCCCATGACTTTTGTCCTTCACCTCCCAATTGTCTGCCAATCTTCCCCTGACCCAGGTCAGCTGCAACACACCCACAGCATACACCGCCCACTGTCCTAGCCGTCTgctgtttggttttatttatttttttaatgatttacttatttatttgaatggcagagttacagagattgggagagacagagagatctttcatccattggttcactccccaaatggccgtaacagccagggctgggccagccgaagccagaagcctagaacttcatctgggtctcccacatgagtgcaggggcccaagcccttgggctgtcctctactgctttcccaggtgcattaacaggaagttggatcataagtggaacagccaggactcgaaccagcgcctgtgtgggatgctggcattgcagttggtggcttaacctgctgcaccacaacacaggcccctagtCGTCTGTTTCACTCATCTGATTCCCCCTACTATATGAGAAGCTATTATAAGGCAAAAACCACGTCTCTTCGTCTTTGAGTCCTCTTGGATTCAAATGTTTTCTGAACAGATGGCCCTTTCCGCCATTACACTGCACCTGCAGTCTACTGCACTCTAACGTGCACACAGCAAGAACATCTCAGCCCTGTTAGCAAACCCAGCCTCCTCCCCCGCTCTCCTGGCCCCTGCTTACCTGCGTAGAAGTGATAGAAGGGCCACCACACAGCACTGTTCGGGATATAGGTAAGTAGTGATGCCACATAGCCTCGGTAGAAACCACGGAGCCCATCAGCCCGCAGGATCTGCTTGATGATGTCCTTGGTTTGGCCAAAGGCAACTACCCCCTGTCCATCCGGGCTCCCACGCACCTGGAAGCGGCCCATTTTCTCACCCTTGCGCTGCATCATCAGGTGCTGGGAGACCACGTCAATGGGCACCGTGATGCTCTGGGCCACGAGGGAGGCAGAGCCCCCGGCCACCAGCGACTTGACTGTGTTGCTCTGGCTGTAGTCAGCCACGAACTTCCGAGTGAGCTCGTACGTGGTGACGTAGCACTGGCCGGAGATGAGGGTGAAGGTGTTGACCAGGAACCCCCGGTAGAGGCCGGTCACGCCGTCTGCTCGCAGGATCTTGATGAAGGCATCAAAGGTCCCGTGGTAGAGGCTCTTGCCCTTCTGAACCTGCAGCCGGGTGCGGATGAGGGTGAACGGGTAGACGCTGACGCGGATCATCATCGTCATGGCCACGCCAAACACATAGAACTTCTTCTTGTCCAGGTGCTCCCATTCGATGATCTGGATGTTGCGCTTGTCTTCCATTGTGCCTGAAGACCTGGGCGTCGAGCAGAGTGCAGGGATGTGAGCGGGGAGGTCGGGACTTTGCACGTGCCCTCCTGGCCAGGTTCTCAAGCCCCGTTCTCAGGCTTCCTCTCCGGGGACACTCACCTCATCCAGCCTGACTCTGCCCACCCTCACCTGCCCTTCCGTCATGGGTCAGGCTACTGCCTCCTTCTGTCCTTGACCGACCGGTCCTTCCCAACTCAGTCCCCTCCTGCGGAAAtcgttcctcccttcagaggcTCCTGGACGGcaccccagctccccacccccaactgacAGGACCGTCTATTCTGAACTCTGCCCTTGCTTGGGTCCTGGTGTCACAGCCATGCACGGGGACCGCTCTCCTCTGGCTGGCCCAGGTGGGCAGAGCTCAGGAGCTGTGGACAGATCAACCACCTTGCAGGACACAGAGCCTTTAAGTGGGCCAATGGGATGTCACTACGAGACGTTCGGGACCATCTCGAAGGCCATAGGGACTGTGCTCCATTCTCATGCCCCTGGGCCCACGGAGGAGACCCCACTTGTGGCCTTTCCTCCTCAGCAGTGCCTCTCATCTTCCCTTACTAGCTGACTCACTCTTAGGTTAGTtttggtttcccatgctggtCACCAGAGCTCTGCAGGCCCACCCTCACTGCACTTACACTGTCTGCAGTCTGCACTTGAACAAAGAGTGGGAAGAGGGTGTGTGGGGTTTTCCCACCACAGGACACCCCTGATTATCTCCCCTCACTGCAATGAAAGGAGCGTGAAAATCAGGAACAGGTCAAAGGTCAGAGTCCTCTTTGGTTACTAGATAACTCACCCCAGAGAAAGACAGCGAAGAGCCACCTGGGAGCCAAGTGGTTTCCCCGGAAGAGCCTGGGGAAGTGCAGGGGAGAGACCATGTTTAACCTGCGCTCTCAGCTCTGACATATAAGCCCCAACCTCAGCCTTGGAGGATGAAGGGAGAAGCAACCAAAGACATAGACTCTGCCTCGGAGAAACGCATAGTCTCAGGACACACGGTAGCTCTCCAGCAAATGTAAGACACAAAAGGACAGGAACCAGGGCAAACTCACGGGCATGTGGCCTATGTGTCCAGTGTATCCACTGGCTAGAGTTTCAAATAAAACTGATAAGGTTATCAATGTCGCAACTGTATAAAAGCAGGAGCTTCAAACTAGGAAATGCCAAGCCGGAGGACATCATATATTAGACATATCCATGGCGGTAGCATGATGTGCTCCGATGCAGCCCAGCCCCGCTCTGCAGGATCTGGTACATTTTCAGCCAGACCGGGAAGGTGGGAAGTTAAATTCCAGGAAATGCAGTCACAGGCGCCCCGGACTTTGAGAGACAACCAAAGGGCTGGGAAAGGAGGTGGCCCCGTCCCAGAGATGATGCCCCACACAGGCAGTGCCAGCAGCAAACCTCACGCCACTGCCCGACCTGAGTCCCTCCTCAATCGCTTCCCAACCAAAGGGCCCATCTCAGACTCAGGCAATCTCGGGGCCACAGAATCAGCTCTTGGTTTCCCCACAGAAGTCAgtggggaagcagagctggctgTCCAGAAATCCCTGACCCGGACTGTATCACTTTCCTCGAAGTAGGGGCCACCTGCAAGACACACCGAGCACTTGAGAGCGGAGGGAAAAGCTCGGCTTATAGGTTTGTAGCATGGGTGGGGGGCACGGAACCAAGATGCGCTCCCTGGAGGACAAAGCAGTTCAAATGAAGGAGGAATACACATGAGCAATGAGCAGGAAAGAACAACTCGGAAGTGAGGAGACAAAAGCCAGCCTGGCTGGCCAGATAGAAAAGCTCGAGCGTGAGAAATGCAGACAGGAGCAGCCTTGGAACACTGACGTGCCTACTGCTGTGGGCAAGGCGTCCCTTCCTCCCCGGCCTCCGCCCGGGGCACTGCCCAAGTCCAGTGGGGCAATCTCCCCTTCGAAAGAACAagtctctctcattcccactggGCGGTTGTCAGCCAGGGTCCCAAGGTCATGACTCCAGTACCACTGAGAGGTGAGGCGAGACAGGGAAACAGCAAGATTTACTGAAAACCTGCTACTCCATGCAATCCTTAGAACTTCACCTGTGACCAGGGCAGCACTTTTGACACATGAGGAGACAGAGGGTAGGATGAGGCTGAGTAACGGCCCGAGGTTATGCAGCTGCTCAGTGACGAAGGCGGGCTATAGGCCAAGATTTCTCCTCCAGTCCGCCACGCTTTCTTGCCCTCGGGAGCTGAGTTCCAACACCGATCAGTCTGTTCGGTTTGGAGCCAAGTCACTTCCCCTCATTGGAAGCAGAATGAATGCCCTCACGAGTGCAG contains:
- the SLC25A44 gene encoding solute carrier family 25 member 44, with protein sequence MEDKRNIQIIEWEHLDKKKFYVFGVAMTMMIRVSVYPFTLIRTRLQVQKGKSLYHGTFDAFIKILRADGVTGLYRGFLVNTFTLISGQCYVTTYELTRKFVADYSQSNTVKSLVAGGSASLVAQSITVPIDVVSQHLMMQRKGEKMGRFQVRGSPDGQGVVAFGQTKDIIKQILRADGLRGFYRGYVASLLTYIPNSAVWWPFYHFYAEQLSSLCPKECPHIVFQAISGPLAAATASILTNPMDVIRTRVQVEGKNSIILTFRQLMAEEGPWGLMKGLSARIISATPSTIVIVVGYESLKKLSLRPELVDSRHW